The following coding sequences lie in one Myxococcus xanthus genomic window:
- a CDS encoding helix-hairpin-helix domain-containing protein: MGVSWKDNIDVADALERVADLLEEQDAMPFRVGAYRKAADTIAQWPQPVAELLAEEGEAGLRKLPGVGKSIAAAMAELIRTGQLSLLQRLETDHSPEQLLASVPGIGAGLARRIHDELSVRTLEELEQAAHDGRLERVEGFGPRRSEQVRELLGARLGRERRGAARRSEGRDEGPRPDVGVLLQVDEEYRRRADAGELRRIAPRRFNPSGEAWLPVLSKKLEGWNFRALFSNTALAHQQNATHDWVVLYFDQEGDEGQCTIVTAHGGPLDGRRVVRGREVECLAYYGVESEEVEAPQPGA, encoded by the coding sequence ATGGGCGTTTCCTGGAAGGACAACATCGACGTCGCGGATGCGCTGGAGCGCGTCGCGGACCTGCTGGAGGAGCAGGACGCGATGCCCTTCCGGGTCGGCGCCTACCGGAAGGCCGCGGACACCATCGCGCAGTGGCCTCAACCCGTGGCGGAGCTGCTGGCCGAGGAAGGTGAAGCAGGGCTGCGCAAGCTCCCGGGCGTGGGGAAGAGCATCGCCGCGGCGATGGCGGAGCTGATTCGCACAGGACAGCTTTCCCTGCTCCAGCGGCTGGAGACAGACCACTCTCCGGAGCAACTCCTGGCCAGCGTGCCGGGCATCGGCGCGGGGCTGGCGCGCCGCATCCATGACGAGCTGAGCGTGCGGACGCTGGAGGAGTTGGAGCAGGCCGCACACGACGGACGGCTGGAGCGCGTGGAGGGCTTCGGCCCCCGGCGCAGCGAACAGGTGCGCGAGCTGCTGGGCGCACGGCTGGGCAGGGAGCGGCGCGGCGCCGCGCGCCGGAGCGAAGGACGGGATGAAGGCCCCCGGCCGGACGTGGGCGTGCTGCTCCAGGTGGACGAGGAGTACCGGCGGCGCGCGGACGCAGGCGAGCTGCGCCGGATTGCGCCGCGCCGGTTCAACCCCTCTGGCGAAGCATGGCTGCCTGTGCTCAGCAAGAAGCTGGAGGGATGGAACTTCCGCGCGCTCTTCTCCAACACCGCGCTGGCCCACCAGCAGAATGCCACCCATGACTGGGTGGTGCTCTACTTCGACCAGGAAGGCGACGAGGGCCAATGCACCATCGTCACCGCGCATGGCGGTCCGCTCGACGGCCGGCGTGTGGTGCGCGGACGCGAGGTGGAGTGCCTCGCGTACTACGGCGTGGAGTCCGAGGAGGTCGAAGCCCCGCAGCCCGGGGCCTGA
- a CDS encoding ABC transporter permease, which yields MKVKRYLRLLGIQLKASGLLSLQYRADFFTEGLTSLFWTFTALAPLFVVYSERPNIEGWSFGEALLVVGWFTLLQGILEGAINPSLTGVVEHIRKGTLDFVLLKPADAQFLVSTQRFQPWRAFNVLTGIGLFAYAFTLLGRWPSVTGLLASVLLLGTSTLLLYSLWILTVSAAFFVVRVDNLTYLFTSIFDFARWPSSVFQGVGRGALTMVFTYVIPLALMTTFPAQAMLGRLPPQSLVGAVVGAGLFAWGSRQVWLRSIRRYTSASS from the coding sequence GTGAAGGTGAAGCGCTATCTGCGGCTGCTGGGCATTCAACTCAAGGCGTCGGGGCTGCTGTCCCTGCAGTACCGCGCGGACTTCTTCACGGAGGGGCTGACGTCCCTCTTCTGGACCTTCACGGCGCTGGCGCCGCTGTTCGTCGTCTACAGCGAGCGGCCCAACATCGAGGGCTGGAGCTTCGGCGAGGCCTTGCTGGTGGTGGGCTGGTTCACGCTGCTGCAGGGCATCCTGGAGGGCGCTATCAACCCCAGCCTCACGGGGGTGGTGGAGCACATCCGCAAGGGCACGCTGGACTTCGTGTTGCTCAAGCCGGCGGACGCGCAGTTCCTGGTGTCCACGCAGCGCTTCCAACCGTGGCGGGCCTTCAACGTGCTGACGGGAATCGGGTTGTTCGCCTACGCCTTCACGCTGCTGGGACGGTGGCCGTCGGTGACGGGGCTGCTGGCCTCCGTGCTGCTGCTGGGGACGAGCACGCTCCTGCTCTACTCGCTGTGGATTCTGACGGTGAGCGCGGCGTTCTTCGTCGTGCGGGTGGACAACCTGACGTACCTGTTCACGTCCATCTTCGACTTCGCGCGCTGGCCGTCCTCGGTGTTCCAGGGCGTGGGGCGCGGCGCGCTGACGATGGTCTTCACGTACGTCATCCCGCTGGCGCTGATGACGACCTTCCCGGCGCAGGCCATGCTGGGCCGGCTGCCGCCCCAGTCGCTCGTGGGCGCGGTAGTGGGCGCGGGGCTCTTCGCCTGGGGCTCGCGTCAGGTGTGGCTGCGCTCCATCCGCCGGTACACGTCGGCGAGCAGTTGA
- a CDS encoding siderophore ABC transporter substrate-binding protein, whose protein sequence is MRRFHRPLVAALFASGLATALPAAAFELKHETGTLSVPATPSRLAVYDLGVLDTLNALGIRAVAVPKSTFPATLSAYNGNGVTQAGSLFEPDTKVLAELKPDLIVVGGRSRKQAEALSALAPTVNMSVRADHFVEDVTGQTLALGKSFGKQKEADTLVKSFEKERAALKKLTGGKSAVMLFTLNGNVMVHAPGDRFGYLHELTGFNAVVPKAEGSNDGPRPQAGSPEAKARQEAAAALLKKAVAANPEWLVVLDRGAATGGGENKALETLAKHPELSQTRAFKQGQVIVVDAPSWYIVGGGIANVTKLVQDMARGLKK, encoded by the coding sequence ATGCGCCGTTTCCATCGCCCGCTCGTCGCGGCACTGTTCGCCTCCGGTCTGGCTACCGCTCTTCCCGCCGCTGCTTTCGAGCTGAAGCATGAGACTGGCACGCTGAGCGTGCCAGCCACGCCGTCCCGCCTCGCCGTCTATGACCTCGGCGTGCTCGACACGCTGAACGCGCTCGGCATCCGTGCCGTGGCCGTGCCGAAGTCCACCTTCCCGGCCACGCTGTCCGCCTACAACGGCAATGGCGTGACCCAGGCCGGCAGCCTGTTCGAGCCCGACACCAAGGTCCTCGCGGAGCTGAAGCCGGACCTCATCGTGGTGGGTGGCCGCTCGCGGAAGCAGGCCGAAGCCCTGAGCGCGCTTGCGCCCACCGTGAACATGTCCGTTCGCGCCGACCACTTCGTGGAGGACGTGACGGGCCAGACGCTGGCGCTGGGCAAGTCCTTCGGCAAGCAGAAGGAAGCCGACACGCTGGTGAAGAGCTTCGAGAAGGAGCGGGCGGCGCTGAAGAAGCTGACGGGCGGCAAGTCCGCCGTGATGCTGTTCACCCTGAATGGCAACGTCATGGTGCACGCGCCCGGCGACCGCTTCGGTTATCTCCACGAGCTGACGGGCTTCAACGCCGTGGTCCCGAAGGCGGAGGGCAGCAACGACGGCCCGCGCCCGCAGGCCGGGTCGCCCGAAGCGAAGGCCCGTCAGGAAGCCGCGGCCGCCCTGCTGAAGAAGGCCGTGGCCGCCAACCCGGAGTGGCTGGTGGTGCTGGACCGCGGCGCCGCGACCGGCGGGGGTGAGAACAAGGCCCTGGAGACGCTGGCCAAGCACCCGGAGCTCAGCCAGACCCGCGCCTTCAAGCAGGGCCAGGTCATCGTGGTCGACGCCCCGAGCTGGTACATCGTCGGTGGCGGTATCGCGAACGTGACCAAGCTCGTCCAGGACATGGCCCGCGGCCTGAAGAAGTAG
- a CDS encoding response regulator transcription factor, with product MNPSARILVVEDDAPIAAGIVRGLKLAGFQVVLATDGVLALEMAEREHPDLVVLDLNLPGQDGFELLEAWRFRLRVPVIVLTARQELEARLRSFGLGAVDYLPKPFWMEELVARIRARLLLQEERPRRVLHWDDVSLDLDAREASREGTGALPFTRHEFDVLAYLAERPGRALTRAQIAQHALPPSEERDDRTVDSHIARIRKKLGPAGARIQTSWGIGYRFVPDEEPR from the coding sequence ATGAACCCATCGGCGCGCATCCTGGTCGTTGAGGACGACGCCCCCATCGCCGCGGGCATCGTTCGTGGATTGAAGCTCGCCGGCTTCCAGGTGGTGCTCGCCACGGATGGCGTGCTCGCGCTCGAGATGGCCGAGCGCGAGCACCCCGACCTGGTGGTGTTGGACCTCAACCTGCCCGGACAGGACGGCTTCGAGTTGCTGGAAGCCTGGCGCTTCCGGCTCCGTGTCCCCGTCATCGTCCTCACCGCGAGACAGGAACTGGAGGCCCGGCTGCGCTCCTTCGGCCTGGGGGCGGTGGACTACCTCCCCAAGCCCTTCTGGATGGAGGAGCTGGTCGCCCGCATCCGCGCGCGCCTCCTTCTCCAGGAGGAGCGCCCGCGACGCGTGCTGCACTGGGACGACGTGAGCCTGGACCTCGACGCACGCGAGGCGAGCCGCGAAGGCACCGGCGCCCTGCCCTTCACGCGCCACGAGTTCGACGTGCTCGCCTATCTCGCGGAGCGCCCGGGACGGGCCCTGACACGCGCCCAGATTGCCCAGCACGCGCTGCCGCCCAGCGAGGAGCGCGATGACCGGACCGTGGACTCTCACATCGCGCGCATCCGCAAGAAGCTGGGGCCGGCGGGCGCGCGCATCCAGACGTCCTGGGGAATTGGCTACCGGTTCGTCCCCGACGAGGAGCCACGGTGA
- a CDS encoding esterase/lipase family protein encodes MNRIQRVVMTGLFAGVLGGAPASWAGAAKTQYPVVFAHGMGGFDDLLGYDYWGNDFGTFVGEACESRFDTNCNSDLDPGQRAFVAQVAAFQSSEVRGLDLADDIEGFMATTGASKVSIIGHSQGGIDARKAARVLRERRGATSVAVLASVSSPHRGSPVAKYILDQKPGVTSVIAALARYYGDSVYAPGNDAYAAAKQLVFNDYSSSDGVVTGMKVFNEKYPVSSNYAERYVSLITAQFGGNVNPALYLLKEFLFDIDGNGYCAGDGDNDGAAGCGDGVRNEADDDGMVGINSQQMGRRLRYHDAFFGFDSVTDDASIPALNDLNAPSRPQSTSMSSVVPQDHVDVVGVGPDAFDEPEFYAALIHYISLHD; translated from the coding sequence ATGAATCGGATTCAAAGGGTGGTCATGACGGGGTTGTTCGCCGGAGTGCTGGGAGGGGCTCCTGCGTCCTGGGCCGGCGCGGCGAAGACGCAATACCCCGTGGTGTTCGCGCACGGCATGGGCGGGTTCGATGACCTGCTCGGCTACGACTACTGGGGGAACGACTTCGGCACCTTCGTGGGCGAGGCCTGTGAATCGCGCTTCGACACGAACTGCAACAGCGACCTCGACCCGGGACAGCGCGCCTTCGTTGCACAGGTGGCGGCGTTCCAGTCCTCGGAGGTCCGCGGGTTGGACCTGGCGGACGACATCGAGGGCTTCATGGCGACGACGGGGGCCTCGAAGGTGAGCATCATTGGCCACTCTCAAGGGGGCATCGACGCGCGGAAGGCGGCGCGCGTGCTGCGGGAGCGAAGGGGCGCCACGTCGGTGGCGGTGCTGGCCAGTGTGTCTTCGCCGCACCGGGGCTCGCCGGTGGCGAAGTACATCCTCGACCAGAAACCGGGCGTCACCAGCGTCATCGCGGCGCTGGCGCGCTACTACGGCGACTCCGTCTACGCGCCGGGCAATGATGCCTACGCCGCGGCGAAGCAGCTCGTCTTCAATGACTATTCATCCTCGGACGGTGTCGTCACGGGCATGAAGGTCTTCAACGAGAAGTATCCGGTGAGCAGCAACTACGCGGAGCGCTACGTGTCACTCATCACCGCGCAGTTCGGGGGGAATGTGAATCCGGCGCTGTACCTGTTGAAGGAGTTCCTCTTCGACATCGACGGCAACGGCTACTGCGCGGGGGATGGGGACAACGACGGCGCGGCAGGCTGCGGCGACGGCGTGCGCAACGAGGCGGATGACGATGGCATGGTGGGCATCAACTCTCAGCAGATGGGGCGTCGGCTGCGCTACCACGACGCCTTCTTCGGCTTCGACTCGGTGACGGACGACGCGTCCATTCCCGCGCTCAATGATTTGAACGCGCCATCGCGTCCGCAGAGCACGTCCATGTCCAGCGTGGTGCCTCAGGACCATGTGGATGTGGTGGGGGTCGGGCCGGACGCCTTCGATGAGCCGGAGTTCTACGCCGCCCTCATCCATTACATCTCACTGCATGATTGA
- a CDS encoding ABC transporter permease: MSARTTLRAFPTLLRVGFAEAVAYRAEMLIWVLSTTMPLVNMVLWMAVSREAPVGRFGEADFISYFLATFAVRQLATSWAAWLINWEVKQGTLAMRLLRPISPLWAYAVESIAAFPMRLMVAVPVILLSVALVGQKAVPQHAWQWGFVVLAVIGGWAVAFLANVAIGALCFFLESSQKVLEVWLVLFFVCSGYMYPVELLPPTLRTIIDWLPFRYQIGVPVEMLTGAYGWEESLRLLAAQWAWVAVLGVLAAVTWKQGVRRFAAFGG; encoded by the coding sequence ATGAGCGCCCGGACCACACTGCGCGCCTTTCCCACGCTGCTACGGGTGGGGTTCGCGGAGGCGGTGGCCTACCGCGCGGAGATGCTCATCTGGGTGCTGTCCACCACCATGCCGCTGGTCAACATGGTGCTGTGGATGGCGGTGTCACGCGAGGCGCCCGTGGGCCGCTTCGGCGAGGCGGACTTCATCAGCTACTTCCTGGCCACCTTCGCGGTGCGGCAGCTCGCCACGTCGTGGGCGGCGTGGCTCATCAACTGGGAGGTGAAGCAGGGGACGCTGGCCATGCGCCTGCTTCGTCCCATCTCCCCGCTGTGGGCCTACGCGGTGGAGAGCATCGCCGCCTTCCCCATGCGGTTGATGGTCGCGGTGCCGGTGATTCTGCTGAGCGTGGCGCTGGTGGGGCAGAAGGCGGTGCCCCAGCACGCGTGGCAGTGGGGCTTCGTCGTGCTGGCGGTGATTGGCGGGTGGGCCGTGGCCTTCCTGGCCAACGTGGCCATTGGCGCGCTGTGCTTCTTCCTGGAGAGCAGCCAGAAGGTGCTGGAGGTGTGGCTGGTGCTCTTCTTCGTGTGCTCCGGCTACATGTACCCGGTGGAGCTGCTGCCGCCCACGCTGCGCACCATCATCGACTGGTTGCCCTTCCGCTATCAGATTGGCGTCCCGGTGGAGATGCTGACGGGGGCCTACGGCTGGGAGGAGTCCCTGCGGCTGCTTGCGGCCCAGTGGGCCTGGGTGGCGGTGCTGGGCGTGTTGGCGGCGGTGACGTGGAAGCAGGGCGTGCGGCGCTTCGCGGCGTTCGGGGGCTGA
- a CDS encoding sensor histidine kinase, whose product MRLRNRLAQRILVASALLGLLGTLGASVLAIVLGVDAALTHGVRMSAALVLAPQASECRTTQGWHFRSPDGVEVEAYDLAQVGAGSPGARPDPRLLARLAQGEREPSIFYLPLFRPDSAWAGASLLKLAESGPCSLLEFRWPRMRERATVGSWVLVSAVLFTMLAATLSTFAVVHPLLQRLRRLHRAAGMLGATRYHSAADGQDDELGELSRVLDTTHARVQEDATRIEAQKHALERHLADVAHDLKTPIASLQLSLELASTTPTEPTAALLRQGIEDTVYLTSLVDNLHLACQLGEGIDPTAGDPRVELGQTVERVVRRLQQLARLLGLTVECSRPDEALWVRCNPTMLEQALGNLLHNAVTHGEAGGHVVAVLEDTEPGRFRLTVLDDGPGLSAEELERLGERGFRTQATRRRATRGSGLGLSIVRELCHRVGFSLAFAPNPPRGLKVVIEGPRASASEPG is encoded by the coding sequence GTGAGGCTTCGCAATCGCCTGGCCCAGCGCATCCTCGTGGCCTCGGCGCTCCTGGGCCTGCTGGGCACGCTGGGCGCGTCCGTCCTCGCGATTGTCCTGGGCGTGGATGCCGCGCTGACGCATGGCGTACGGATGTCCGCCGCGCTCGTGCTTGCGCCCCAGGCTTCGGAGTGCCGGACGACGCAGGGATGGCACTTCCGGAGCCCGGACGGTGTGGAGGTGGAGGCGTATGACCTTGCCCAGGTAGGGGCGGGCTCGCCCGGCGCACGTCCGGACCCCAGGCTTCTCGCACGGCTCGCGCAAGGCGAGCGTGAGCCCTCCATCTTCTACCTCCCGCTCTTCCGTCCGGACTCCGCGTGGGCGGGGGCCTCGCTGCTGAAGCTCGCGGAGTCCGGTCCCTGCAGCCTCCTGGAGTTCCGCTGGCCGCGCATGCGCGAGCGCGCCACGGTGGGCTCGTGGGTCCTCGTGTCCGCCGTCCTCTTCACGATGCTCGCGGCGACGCTGTCCACCTTCGCCGTCGTCCACCCCCTTCTCCAGCGCCTCCGCCGTCTGCACCGGGCGGCGGGAATGCTCGGGGCGACCCGGTATCACTCCGCGGCGGATGGCCAGGACGATGAGCTGGGCGAGCTGTCACGGGTGCTCGACACCACCCATGCCCGTGTCCAGGAGGACGCCACCCGCATCGAGGCCCAGAAACACGCGTTGGAGCGACACCTGGCGGACGTCGCGCACGATTTGAAGACACCCATCGCCTCGCTCCAATTGTCGCTGGAGCTGGCCTCGACGACACCCACCGAGCCGACCGCGGCGCTCCTCCGCCAGGGCATCGAGGACACCGTCTACCTCACCTCCCTGGTGGACAACCTCCACCTCGCCTGCCAGCTCGGAGAGGGCATCGACCCGACGGCGGGCGACCCGCGCGTGGAGCTGGGGCAGACCGTGGAGCGCGTGGTGCGCAGGCTCCAGCAGCTCGCGCGGCTGCTTGGGCTGACCGTGGAGTGCTCTCGACCCGACGAGGCGCTCTGGGTGCGCTGCAATCCCACGATGCTGGAGCAGGCCCTGGGCAACCTGCTCCACAACGCCGTCACGCATGGTGAGGCGGGGGGCCACGTCGTGGCTGTCCTGGAGGATACGGAACCCGGACGCTTCCGGCTCACCGTGCTCGACGACGGCCCAGGACTCTCTGCGGAGGAGCTCGAGCGCCTGGGCGAACGCGGGTTCCGCACGCAGGCCACGCGGCGGCGAGCGACCCGGGGCAGCGGGCTTGGCCTGTCCATCGTCCGCGAGCTGTGCCACCGCGTCGGCTTCTCACTCGCCTTCGCGCCCAACCCGCCGCGCGGCCTGAAGGTCGTCATTGAAGGACCTCGCGCCTCCGCGAGCGAGCCGGGCTGA
- a CDS encoding ABC transporter ATP-binding protein: MISVRGLRKHYKVHKRPPGLKAALRSLVHRSYTTVKAVDGISFDIRPGERVGFLGPNGAGKTTTLKVLSGLLYPSDGEVTVDGHVPQKREEAFLKKIMLVMGQKQQLLWDLPPAETFELNRAIYDVPQAQYKKTMSDLIELLEIGDLIGKPTRQLSLGERMKCELAAALIHQPRVLFLDEPTIGLDVAMQATMRTFIKEYNEKYGATLILTSHYMDDVAALCPRVIVIDKGLLSYDGGLDALVQRVRPEKRVVLRLSAEVDAERLSPLGRVVTHEPGTAVLQVQQEAVNATITRALSTLPVMDLTVENAPLEEVMSELFAESKARRAAASEPVSA, from the coding sequence ATGATTTCCGTTCGTGGCCTTCGCAAGCACTACAAAGTCCATAAGCGCCCGCCGGGCTTGAAGGCGGCCCTCCGCTCGCTCGTCCACCGTAGCTACACCACGGTGAAGGCCGTGGATGGGATTTCCTTCGACATCCGCCCTGGGGAGCGGGTGGGCTTCCTGGGCCCCAATGGCGCCGGGAAGACGACGACGCTCAAGGTCCTCTCCGGCCTGCTCTATCCCTCCGACGGCGAGGTGACGGTGGACGGCCATGTCCCGCAGAAGCGGGAGGAGGCCTTCCTCAAGAAAATCATGCTCGTCATGGGGCAGAAACAGCAGCTCCTGTGGGACCTGCCTCCGGCGGAGACGTTCGAACTCAACCGCGCCATCTACGACGTGCCCCAGGCCCAGTACAAGAAGACGATGTCGGACCTGATTGAGCTCCTGGAAATCGGGGACCTCATCGGCAAGCCCACCCGTCAGCTGTCGCTGGGGGAGCGGATGAAGTGCGAGCTGGCCGCGGCGCTCATCCATCAGCCGCGGGTGCTCTTCCTGGACGAGCCGACCATCGGGCTGGACGTGGCCATGCAGGCCACCATGCGGACGTTCATCAAGGAGTACAACGAGAAGTACGGCGCCACGCTCATCCTCACCAGCCACTACATGGACGACGTGGCGGCGCTATGCCCCCGCGTCATCGTCATCGACAAGGGCCTCCTGTCGTACGACGGCGGCCTGGACGCGCTGGTGCAGCGGGTGCGGCCGGAGAAGCGCGTGGTGCTGCGCCTGTCGGCAGAAGTGGACGCCGAGCGCCTGTCTCCGCTGGGCCGGGTGGTGACGCATGAGCCCGGTACCGCGGTGCTCCAGGTCCAGCAGGAGGCGGTCAACGCCACCATCACCCGCGCGCTGTCCACGTTGCCGGTGATGGACCTCACGGTGGAGAACGCGCCGCTGGAAGAGGTGATGAGCGAGCTGTTCGCGGAGTCGAAGGCGCGCCGGGCGGCGGCGTCGGAGCCGGTGTCCGCATGA